The Syngnathus scovelli strain Florida chromosome 21, RoL_Ssco_1.2, whole genome shotgun sequence DNA segment CGACAAAACATTATGAAATATATAAATGTACATCGCTGCTAAAGGGAAACCTGCTGAGAAAtgcaggagaagaaaaaaagggcATTCTTTTTTTTAGTGTAAGCTGTACAACGTGATCATGTGTAATAGCACATACAAAATGTCACCCCGTTGACCTGCATTTTGTATTCCCAGTTGTATAATGGAATTAGATGTTTGCAGCTCTGAGTGGAGAACATCATACTgcagtgtttggggggggggggggggtccgagTGCCGCAGCAGAGACACCTCGGGTGTGAATGACAAAGCAAGCAAACTTCGGCAGATGTTCAGAACAGTTTGgaagcttctttttttccctcatccGTTTGGctcaagaccccccccccccccccccccccccctcgtcttAGTGTGTTCCCCCACATGTGTAATTAAGGGAAGTGAAATTGTCTGTCTAATTAGGTTAGCTGTGGCAAAAAAAAGTATAACAGAGAAAGTGGGAGGAGGGCAGATTTCCGTAGACTGTTAAAGAGGTAATTAAGTCATCTTTAGAAAACCCTGTGGAATTAGCCAACATTTAACAaagcccctcctcctccttagtCTGTCTGTTCTCCACGTTGTCGTGTTTTCTGCGGATACTGGAGTTTCCGCCCACATCGCTAAAACAGCCATTAAAGTGGAATGGTTAAATGTCACCCGTGTTCATTTGCCCCCACACGTATTTCTTGGGTGAGTGAGAAGTGACTTATTGAGGTAGCAAGTCCTTGGAAGTACTAGCGCTATTGTTTACTAGGAAGAAAAAGTAGTATTGAACATCCAGAGTTTTCATGAGGACGTTTTGACACTGCTGCCGCCCGCACGTTAAACTGAAAACGAATTTTGACGAGACCTTGCGGCGATTGCCTCGGCTCCCTGCATCAAAGCAGTGTTTCccattgcagagggaggtagggACTTGTTGGGTGTGGGAAAGACTTTTTGCAAGAGCTCTTTGATATTCACAATGGGAGTTCATTTCAGACGCCTTCTCGTTTGTATCATTAGCGTTATCACCAGGGCTTTCCTTCCATGAAGAGCTATTCATCAACAATATGTGCCCTCTCACTGTGATTCAGTGCAGTCGTGTGCTCCTGCAAATGCCAATCATGACAAACGCTACGGTCAATAAACGACTTTGACAATCGCATTCCATTTCCTGTATGTAGCGCTTGTACTTGGCCACCTCTTTCCCGCCCTTGGCCATACAGCCTCACCTGCAAAGAATGACGGCGTCGGCCAAATGTCAGGTTGTCACGACGACCGCAAACGGGTAGCGCTGATGGCAACGATGGGAAGCACAATGGGGCAAAGCTTTGGCACTCTCCTGGGTCGCTCCGCACCTTTGCACGGGATTCTCGCGACCCGAGCGAGCGGCGCCATTAGCGGATGGTGTTGACAGATAGCAGATGTGTCAGCTGGTAAGCCCATTTGACTTGACAATGCGACACCATGGCAACATTGCCTGAACGGCGAAAGACGTGAGATGAATCATCCAGCGGCTCGCACTGACTCACAGCCCTGgacaaaccaaccaaccaaccaaccaacaaaATAGATCAAAGTCGACCCTGCATTTCAAATCAAAAGTCTCCTTTTTCTAACCCTCTCCTTGTCTTGACTTTGCAGCGATTGACTTGCTCTATGGGGGGATTTACTGCTTCATGTGCCAAGACTACATTTACGACAAAGACATGGAACAGATTGCCAAAGAGGAGCAAAGGAAAGCCTGGAAAATGCAAGGTCGGTCAGTCGGTCGGTcgatcggtcggtcggtcgggcaGCATCTTAACAGCACCTTTGATTTGAAAAGCTCGCGCGCAGAAAATGCTCCCATTCAAATTCTGCACGCCTTCCTTTGATATGGACAGCGTGCTCCATCTTGTGCTCCATGTTGATACGAGACCTTGAAAATGACTTGCAGGCGTAGGTGAGAAGTACTTGTCATGGGAGCCCACCAAGAGGGAGCTGGAGCTTCTCCGCCACAATCCCAAGAGGAGGAGAATCACCTCCAACTGTACTATCGGTTAGCCACCCCATCCAAAGCGCGTATGCCGTGACCCACTTTCTCGCTTGCGTTTATTTTTACATCACAGATCAAATGCTAATCATGCCGCATCATCGCTTGAAAATGTAGAATTGACTAATCCATTGcaatcagattattctatcagctCCATGCAGTCACTGAGGAACATATTTCACGCGACCTGGCCGTTGCCGTCAAATGTATCTATAAATAACATCTTGACATTGGACAAAATTCAAACAATATGCTAAGAAATGGTGTCCATTACAATAAGGACAGATGGATAAATGCAATTAGgtatttatgttttattttgttttggttttatgaTTAGTCACAGCAGAAAATGAACGGGGAAATCCTCTTGTCTTGAACAACGCACAAtcaaaggcaggcaggcaggcaggcaggcagcagcCAGAAATAGCAGCCTGAAGCTAACAAGCTACGAATCCACTGTGACTCGGGCAAATTAGCACATCCAACAAGCCCTGTAAAGCGCCCTCGAGCATCATCTTTGGGAGTGTCAGTCGAGAATTGAGAAGTAGGAATCATTGACTCTAGATTTCACTTCTcgggcttgcttgcttgcttgcttgcttgcctgcCATGTGTTTAGTTTAGCTGAGCCATTACAAAGGCCATTTGTCGCCCCAAATGGAGTTCAGATGACAATGGATCCCGTTGTACGTACAATTGTCAGTCATCTGCAGCTTCTGACAGTGTCCCTCCTCCGCTTCCAGGTCTACGCGGTCTGATCAACCTCGGCAACACGTGCTTTATGAACTGCATTGTCCAGGCGCTAACGCACACGCCGCTGCTGCGGGACTTCTTCCTGTCTGACCGACACAAATGTGAAATGCAGAGCAACTCCTGCTTAGTGTGTGAGATGTCACAGCTCTTCCAGGAggtaccccttttttttttttttttttttttagcccaaaGCTAAGAAAGGATTTAGGGGTGTGTAGGAGCAAGTGGCGATTGTTCAAATGTGTACACGGGACCTCACCAGTTCTACTCAGGCCATCGTTCACCGCACATCCCGTTCCGTCTGCTCCACCTGGTGTGGACTCATGCCCGTCACCTGGCTGGCTACGAGCAGCAGGACGCACACGAGTTCCTCATCGCTGCGCTGGACGTGCTGCACAGGCACTGCAAAGGTCAGGCAaattcacatcttttttttcataTGATATATATTTAATTCTAAAGTTGCCTTTTTCATccacatgtatttttttgtccACATTCCAATTCTTAAgcagcttgtttgtttgtttgtttgtttgcacgtgtgtgtgtgtgttcatacaGATGACAACGGGAAAAAAGCCAACAACCCAAACCATTGTAACTGCATCATTGACCAAATCTTCACAGGAGGCCTGCAGTCCGATGTCACCTGCCAAGTCTGCCAGTAAGTGTGCTCGTGTGTAGCATTTTGCAACACAGCAGTctactgcagcagcagcaagagaAATGAAACTCTTGAAAGTGATCTGTAGCACCACCAGGTGGATATACAGTATACTAGATATAGAGTAGATATTGGCTCTAGTAGATAAATGTTGAAATGCATCTCCATCCTTCTCCTAGCGGTGTGTCAACAACCATCGACCCGTTCTGGGACATCAGCCTGGACCTGCCGGGCTCCTCTACTCCTTTCTGGCCGCTGAGTCCCGGCGGAGATGGCTCAACACTAAATGGAGAGAGTCACGCCACTGGCGCCACAACACTGACAGACTGCCTACGAAGGTAACCCGCATTACAATAAGCTCGGTAAACTAGTGTGGAGACGGAGCACTTTGCGCAATATCCGTCTCACCCTTGGCTTAGGTTCACCAGACCAGAGCACCTCGGCAGCAGCGCAAAGATCAAGTGCAGCGGTTGCCATAGTTACCAGGAGTCCACCAAGCAACTGACCATGAAAAAGTTGCCCATCGTGGCCTGCTTTCACCTCAAAGTATGACTTGTCTTTTTCACAATGCTCTTGGACCATCCTGTTTACTTTttgggtgggtgtgtgtgtgtttggcagcGATTTGAACATTCTGCCAAGCTCCGGAGGAAAATAACAACTTATGTCTCTTTCCCTTTGGAGCTGGATATGACACCATTTATGGCCTCCAGGTGAGAAGCGTTGAACTTGAAACAGTTCCAATGCCACGTTATGACGCGACAACACCGTTGTGCGTTTCAGTAAAGAGAGCAGGACGAACGGCCAGTACCAGCAGACTGTGGAGCCCTTCAACAACGACAACAAGTAGGCTCATCGCAAGCAATCCGCAAATGATATGCTCACCTTCATTCACATCTATTGTCAAGATCATTAAGATCATGCTGGCCGTCACAGCTCATGGGATTCAGAGCCTTATTTACATGGAAATGCTCATGATGGTCTGTTTTGTACAGTATGTGCTCTGCTCTTGACTGTGGCCaccactccactccactccacgCCACTCGACTCCAGTGAAAGTTAGCTGGGATAGGCAGTGgcttattgttgttttatttgtgaCATGGCCCCCTCATCAAGATTAAGAAGCTGCTGCcgtcgccaccgccgccgctgctgattGTCCCACTTCCTGTCTCAACCAGATACAGCCTTTTTGCTGTGGTTAACCACCAGGGAACACTAGAGAGTGGCCACTACACCACCTTCATCAGGCAGCATAAGGACCAGTGGTTCAAATGTGACGACGCTATCATCACCAAGGCCAGCATGGAGGCCGTACTGGACAGTGAAGGGTGAGCCATCAGTGATCCACCGCATGCATCATAATGGCAACATTCTATCAACgctgctgtctgtctgtctgtctgtctgcttcccccccccccaggtaCCTTTTGTTTTACCACAAACAATTCCTGGAGTATGAATAGCGCAGCCCTCATCACAACGCATTTGAGCCCTAACGCACTACTGCAAGTCGCAAAACATTTCCACTGGAATTCAGGACGCACACAACAAcaatgacaacaacaacaacaacaacaacgacaacaacaacaatctgcTGCTTGTAAACCTGCCAAGCCCGTCTGCATGCTGCTGGAGGTTAAAACTGACTGGTAGCCATGGTCATTTTCCACTCCTCCCTGGCTTTCTCttttacagacacacacaagcagAGGTATGTGGGGCATTTATTCATAAATGCTGTTTTTAAGCAACATCATTCTGAAGCagggatggggaggggggggggtgacttatTGTTTATGGGATCTGGGCTGCTATGCAAAAACCCATGAAATGTCAGAGGGACTTTTGATTGTAGAAAAAAACAGTGTTAGCATAGCCCCTATTGGAGCTAAGATTTTTTTccatgagggggggaggccaaggatatgtttttttttcccccccaaatctTCCAAAATTTGTGATCGATATTCATTTTCTGTTCCTATGGGGGACGGGTGAaaatggtgggaaaaaaataccTAAAAGTCTGGCCATTATCTGGGGTCAGTGCCCCAACGGCTTGGCTCGGCTCGCCTCTAACACCGCCAATTTCAGAACACACAAAAGATACGATGAACGCGCACTTACTGTGTGAGAATATCCTGTTGCTGGTTCTGTCAGTCATTTCTTTCTTAGTTGGTGAGCAGGCACCTAGAGAAAGAACcgactgaccgaccgaccgactatTTGCGGAGAAGTCAGTATTCTATAGTATGTTCCTTTCAGAGATTCCTCGGCCCTGTGCTAAATGCTTATCAAAACTGCTCCAAGCAGCTCCAATCTAAAGACaaggctcgtttttttttttttttttcttgtatgacTTTTGAAACAAAAGTAATTTGAATTCACAAGCACACCATGCGTCACATCGTAGCctatacgcacgcacacagtctccaaatgaCCAAATATTGtaagatttttgttttgtgaatGCATTTTTGCTGCACTGCAGAAGAAGGAGAAAGTCAAGGAGCAAACATCTCCTTGAGAGTTGTATGATAAATATTATACGTTTGTTTCTTTGTGTCACTTTTAGCGACCGAGTTTGTTGTCCTTTGACGACATGGAAAGATCGGCTTTTGCGCTCCCCAGAGTGCGCCGGATATTTCCGTCTCTATTGCTGCTTCCAACTGTCGCAGGGGCGGATGTTACTCAgtaaatattatatttttatagaaATAATGTCATTCTAAAAGGATTGGTTTACACTTTTTTGCATTCACTCTCTCacgtcgtccgtccgtccgtccgtccgtccgtccgtgttcTATTGTGCTGTGTTGTTTTCTATGCGCAAAAAGAGCTAAGCCACCTGCAGATGCTGCTATGGCAGCTTAGTCTTTTGTTAGATTAGCTTTATTGTTtcctttgttttgttattaTGGGTTTTCTCGGGCAGTTTAGAAACATACTGTATATTCATTCATGTTCAAGGTAAGTGCTTGTGGTTAAATGCAAAAAACCAATACGGGATGTATCTTCAGaatagtacagtacagtacagtacgtaCAACGGATCAAAGTTGATTCTGCGGTGTATTATTGTtggctgcgtgcgtgcgtgcgtgcgtgcttgccTGTGTGttcgtcacacacacaaaaaaaaaaaaaaaaaaagacagtgtgGGGAAATGAACTGGTTCTTAAAAAATGTGGTCGTGTGTGTTGGGTTTGTATGCACGTGTGGTGCGCGTGcgtatgttgtgtgtgtgtttgtgtactgaATCAGTACTTGCGTTCAGCATGCCGCCCAAGCTGAatctttttcatttcttttcttttccacatGTATGTAAAGTATATCAATGTACAGTTTGTACGTAAGAGACAAATGGTGAAATGTCTATATTGTTTTTGCTGGATTCAGCCACGGGAGTCAAAACGGTGTCTTGCCTTATGAAGTCATTCCTCGAGTCCAAAaatgacaggacaggacaggacgcaGTGATGGCAAGGCACTCAAataaagaagtaaaaaaaaaaaacatcttagtCATTTTGTATTGGCTTGTTTTCCTGAAGGCATAGAAAGCTAGCTTCAGCTCATTTTTGCCGCCAGTTATTGAATGAGCTGCTCAAAATATTCACATACTGCTCATAAATAttttggacccaaaatggtatgaAAGTTGAAAGTGTGAAACAAGTAGGAGTTGATTCACAGCTAACTGATAACATTCCAATCCATTTTTCATTGACACTTTATTCGTGTTGACTGCCATCAAAATATgatttacaaataaaataacagagATCCATATATAATAGCAAAACACAGTCAAATTGACTTTCCTGATAAGGACCAGTGATGAGTGAAACAAAGGAGGCCAAGAGTCCTCAAACAAGAAGGATTGATTGCTTTTGGTAGACTGCAGCTATAAACTATACACCACTTTGTCCAGCAGATGGTAACATCGTGCAGTGTTTGAAAACTCATCAACTACATGAGAAGTAGTCttggagtgagtgagtgagtgagtgagtgagtgagtgagtgagtgagtgagtgagtgagtgagtgagtgagtgagtgagtgagtgagtgagtgagtgagtgagtgagtgagtgagtgagtgagtgagtgagtgagtgagtggcccAGCAATGATCAATATGGTAGTGGGCTTGCTTTCCCGTCATCATTTTTTCATATGCCATATACACGTATAGTATCATCTCGGTGATGATGAGAATGATGTTTTGGGGTGGTCATACTTCATAACAAGAAGGAACTATTTTGCTCGTTTAAACAGCTAGTGGAGCTACTAACAAACACAAtgcaatgaaatgaaatgtaacGAACGTGGCCAAGCAATCTCATGGTTTAGTGGAGCAGGCTATAAAAGCATATCTGCGACATCTTTCAAATGGCAGGAAAACGACTAGCGGCCCCACATGACATCTGCTTGCATAACCCcgtgtacttgtttttttttgtttttttttgcatgtgcacAAATTGATCGCACAGCCAGATTGCAGGTAGGGTATAAGTGGAGCATTTGACGGCATGAAAGGTGTCTTCGAAATCCTGCCATCAAGCATGCGCATGTGTGATCAAAGCAGGCTAAACCCCTCGCTGAGCATCTCTTGAGCACAcggcaggctttttttttttcttctccccttTTCTCCCTCCCCAGCACAAGGGCATCTGTGCTGGATCAAACAgactgtggtggtggtggtggtggtggtgcactTCCACAGGCTCATTTTTGGACCTCAGCACGACAATGTCtcctttgcttctttttttccatGATGCAGGAAAACTTGAGTTTGTTGGCGTGCTTGCCACAATCTGTTTCAGCTATATGTTAAGTCTCTGAGTGTGTCCACTATGTAACTAcagcttgtcttttttttttttcttttttccccctccctcccatgtGCCACTAGTGAAGTGAGACACGAATGTGGGCGACATAAGTTGTGCTGATCAGTGCACTGTCTATTTTGACGCTAATGAGAATGATGAAGGTTAATGGCAGTCACAAAGACGAGCCAGAGTGACAATTGCACCACTGGTCGGATTAAGTTTAGACTGGACAGTCAGGAAAATGAATGGCGAGATTTGACTTTTATTAGCACTGAGACCACTTTGATGACAGTGTACATCTTCTGCGCACTAAAAGGTAGCTTTGAGTGCAAGTGGGCACTAAAAAACAATATTGACACTctgttccctccctccctccctcccgccgggCACGGGCACGGCAGCTCAATTTGCGTCAAGTGTTGTGGCTTTTTGGACATTTTTCATTCATCGCGATTGGCTGTGGGGGGAAGTACGGCGTTGCTGAGTCCTGTTCAGGCCGCAGTTTGCCTGCCATGCATTGTGGGCAACTTTGGAGCATGTTGGTGGTCCTGcagatatacatacatacatatacgtatgtggcatttcatttttgtttcaaaCTGACAACT contains these protein-coding regions:
- the LOC125991654 gene encoding ubiquitin carboxyl-terminal hydrolase 22 isoform X2, which gives rise to MSPAGCPHVTCFKVDNWKQNLRAIYQCFVWSGSAETRKRKAKSCICHMCGAHLSRLHSCLYCVFFACFAKKHIHEHAKSKRHNLAIDLLYGGIYCFMCQDYIYDKDMEQIAKEEQRKAWKMQGLRGLINLGNTCFMNCIVQALTHTPLLRDFFLSDRHKCEMQSNSCLVCEMSQLFQEFYSGHRSPHIPFRLLHLVWTHARHLAGYEQQDAHEFLIAALDVLHRHCKDDNGKKANNPNHCNCIIDQIFTGGLQSDVTCQVCHGVSTTIDPFWDISLDLPGSSTPFWPLSPGGDGSTLNGESHATGATTLTDCLRRFTRPEHLGSSAKIKCSGCHSYQESTKQLTMKKLPIVACFHLKRFEHSAKLRRKITTYVSFPLELDMTPFMASSKESRTNGQYQQTVEPFNNDNKYSLFAVVNHQGTLESGHYTTFIRQHKDQWFKCDDAIITKASMEAVLDSEGYLLFYHKQFLEYE
- the LOC125991654 gene encoding ubiquitin carboxyl-terminal hydrolase 22 isoform X1, whose translation is MSPAGCPHVTCFKVDNWKQNLRAIYQCFVWSGSAETRKRKAKSCICHMCGAHLSRLHSCLYCVFFACFAKKHIHEHAKSKRHNLAIDLLYGGIYCFMCQDYIYDKDMEQIAKEEQRKAWKMQGVGEKYLSWEPTKRELELLRHNPKRRRITSNCTIGLRGLINLGNTCFMNCIVQALTHTPLLRDFFLSDRHKCEMQSNSCLVCEMSQLFQEFYSGHRSPHIPFRLLHLVWTHARHLAGYEQQDAHEFLIAALDVLHRHCKDDNGKKANNPNHCNCIIDQIFTGGLQSDVTCQVCHGVSTTIDPFWDISLDLPGSSTPFWPLSPGGDGSTLNGESHATGATTLTDCLRRFTRPEHLGSSAKIKCSGCHSYQESTKQLTMKKLPIVACFHLKRFEHSAKLRRKITTYVSFPLELDMTPFMASSKESRTNGQYQQTVEPFNNDNKYSLFAVVNHQGTLESGHYTTFIRQHKDQWFKCDDAIITKASMEAVLDSEGYLLFYHKQFLEYE